A part of Paenibacillus sp. sptzw28 genomic DNA contains:
- the rpmE gene encoding 50S ribosomal protein L31, with amino-acid sequence MKQGIHPTYHTATVTCACGNSFESGSIKQNLRVEVCSACHPFFTGKQKFLDAGGRVDKFKKKYGI; translated from the coding sequence ATGAAACAAGGAATTCATCCGACATACCATACAGCTACGGTAACTTGCGCTTGCGGAAACAGCTTCGAATCCGGTTCGATTAAACAGAACCTGCGTGTAGAGGTTTGCTCAGCATGCCACCCGTTCTTTACGGGTAAGCAAAAGTTCCTAGATGCCGGTGGCCGCGTCGACAAATTCAAAAAGAAATACGGTATCTAA
- a CDS encoding ATP-binding protein: MYEIPPAPFICLTLEALGEYTNRLPRTMAVAVDEQGTMIHCNSQFLKETGYAASAVFQRKLNTIMDIEFLNLQPDTNIPGIFNQRMTIPATVHLKKADGTAAFVHVIQLFAETDQGALYLLLLYDQEPIQEGNLITRFGETMLADDHIGVILLHPENMRILEISPLACQLLGVTKSDVVNEPLSGFFASAPSEFALIRNALEGGPPVRNHPLTWLQQDKLTELLMDVGLFRNPLGRMEGAYILFKDVTNLRSLEVQLQRSDRLAMIGQVAAGAAHEIRNPLTAIRGFLQMFRKTLTESGMHKEVEYTNIMLTELDRINDLVSEFLMLSKPRHVVNERIDMEAVLREIMPMISSEALLHGVSVHLDAEGQWPRVMADREMLKQVFLNICKNGIEAMTNGGTLTVSGRMEVDAGAKRLVIDIQDTGPGIPVHMLDNIFDPFVTTKQNGTGLGLSVCQRILHDFGGFVRAASNEKGALFTIVLPF, encoded by the coding sequence ATGTACGAAATCCCACCTGCGCCATTTATATGTCTCACCTTGGAGGCGCTGGGTGAATATACCAATCGGTTACCGCGAACAATGGCTGTTGCAGTTGATGAACAGGGAACTATGATTCATTGCAATTCCCAGTTTTTAAAAGAAACCGGTTATGCTGCCTCTGCGGTTTTTCAGCGAAAACTCAATACGATAATGGACATCGAGTTCTTAAATTTGCAGCCTGACACTAATATTCCCGGCATCTTTAATCAACGGATGACCATACCCGCAACAGTCCATTTGAAAAAGGCCGATGGAACGGCCGCTTTCGTTCATGTGATACAGCTCTTTGCAGAAACCGATCAAGGTGCGCTCTATCTGCTGCTCCTATACGATCAAGAACCGATACAGGAGGGAAACCTGATTACGCGGTTCGGGGAAACGATGCTCGCGGATGATCACATCGGCGTTATTTTGCTACATCCGGAGAATATGAGAATACTCGAGATAAGTCCGCTTGCCTGTCAACTGCTGGGTGTCACCAAATCAGACGTTGTAAATGAACCGCTTTCCGGTTTTTTTGCCAGTGCCCCGAGTGAGTTTGCGCTTATTCGAAATGCGCTGGAAGGAGGGCCGCCTGTGAGAAATCATCCGCTTACGTGGCTCCAGCAAGATAAACTGACTGAACTGCTTATGGATGTCGGCCTCTTTCGTAATCCGCTGGGGCGGATGGAAGGCGCTTATATTCTTTTTAAAGACGTCACGAATCTTCGTTCGCTCGAGGTCCAGCTGCAGCGAAGCGACCGGCTTGCCATGATCGGTCAGGTTGCGGCGGGAGCAGCGCATGAAATTCGCAACCCCCTTACCGCGATTCGCGGTTTTTTACAAATGTTCCGTAAGACGTTAACCGAAAGCGGCATGCACAAAGAAGTTGAATATACGAATATTATGCTGACGGAGCTTGATAGGATAAACGATCTTGTCAGTGAGTTTCTCATGCTAAGCAAGCCAAGGCATGTCGTAAATGAAAGAATTGATATGGAAGCCGTACTGCGCGAAATTATGCCTATGATTTCCAGCGAAGCCCTGCTGCATGGCGTATCGGTGCACTTGGACGCGGAGGGGCAATGGCCGCGCGTGATGGCTGACCGCGAGATGCTGAAGCAGGTGTTTTTGAATATTTGTAAAAATGGAATTGAGGCCATGACGAATGGAGGGACTTTAACGGTAAGTGGCCGTATGGAAGTGGATGCCGGGGCAAAGCGGCTTGTGATTGACATTCAAGATACTGGTCCGGGTATCCCGGTACATATGCTGGACAACATTTTTGACCCCTTCGTAACGACGAAGCAGAACGGGACGGGGCTTGGGCTTTCGGTTTGTCAACGGATTCTTCACGATTTCGGGGGGTTCGTCAGAGCAGCATCAAATGAAAAGGGCGCGCTGTTTACCATTGTGCTGCCTTTCTGA
- a CDS encoding YbaB/EbfC family nucleoid-associated protein gives MNNMNQMMKQVKKMQEQMLKAQEELGTKSIEGTAGGGVVTVTVNGHKNVQSIVIKPEAVDPDDIEMLQDLILTAVNDAINKADELANKDLGKFTGGVKIPGLF, from the coding sequence ATGAACAATATGAACCAAATGATGAAGCAAGTGAAAAAGATGCAGGAGCAGATGCTCAAGGCCCAGGAAGAATTGGGCACGAAATCCATAGAAGGCACTGCAGGCGGCGGTGTCGTTACTGTTACCGTTAACGGTCATAAAAACGTGCAAAGCATCGTTATCAAGCCGGAAGCCGTCGATCCCGACGATATTGAGATGCTGCAGGATCTGATCCTCACCGCGGTCAATGACGCAATCAATAAAGCGGATGAACTCGCGAATAAAGATTTGGGCAAATTTACAGGCGGCGTCAAGATCCCGGGCCTGTTTTAA
- a CDS encoding MraY family glycosyltransferase, with protein sequence MEFLTAAAFSFCIVALLVPLLRKVALKVGFVDQPSARKIHRSPIPLMGGTALYAAIIGALFAFQGVTPLSKTICIGGLILIVIGLADDAAKAKGKDFPVWPRFWIYLAASAVPLCFGIHISGLSGPKGFIMLPGWLAVIISVVWVFALINMINFIDGVDGLASGVATFSSLTLFVAALIKGQTDTALLAVVLVGACAAFLIYNFHPARIFMGDAGATFLGFTLAVIAVDGAFKSATLVTVAVPLLALGVPILDTVIVMLRRLLSGKGLHQADKLHTHHALMRWGLTQIQTVSFIYLIAALFSLLSIVLLLALS encoded by the coding sequence ATGGAATTTCTAACTGCAGCTGCTTTTAGTTTTTGTATCGTTGCCCTTCTCGTTCCTTTATTGAGAAAAGTTGCGCTGAAAGTGGGCTTCGTTGATCAACCATCTGCTCGGAAAATTCACAGGTCACCAATCCCTCTTATGGGGGGAACCGCACTGTATGCAGCCATTATAGGAGCTTTATTTGCCTTTCAAGGCGTTACTCCGCTCAGCAAAACAATTTGCATCGGGGGGCTTATTCTTATCGTCATCGGGCTGGCGGACGATGCAGCGAAAGCGAAAGGAAAGGATTTCCCAGTCTGGCCCCGGTTCTGGATTTATTTAGCTGCATCAGCGGTACCGCTTTGTTTCGGAATACATATTTCAGGATTGTCCGGTCCAAAAGGGTTCATAATGCTGCCCGGCTGGTTAGCCGTCATCATTTCAGTTGTGTGGGTCTTCGCCCTTATCAATATGATTAATTTCATCGATGGTGTCGATGGTCTCGCTTCCGGTGTAGCAACCTTCTCGTCGCTTACTTTATTTGTTGCCGCCCTTATTAAAGGGCAAACGGATACAGCGCTGCTTGCTGTGGTCTTGGTTGGCGCATGCGCCGCCTTTCTAATATATAACTTTCACCCTGCCAGGATTTTTATGGGGGATGCCGGGGCCACTTTTCTTGGATTCACGCTCGCGGTAATTGCAGTAGACGGAGCTTTCAAAAGCGCTACTCTTGTAACGGTGGCTGTCCCGCTGCTCGCTCTTGGTGTCCCGATACTGGACACGGTTATCGTTATGCTTCGTCGGTTATTATCCGGAAAAGGACTTCATCAAGCCGACAAGCTGCATACGCATCATGCTCTTATGCGCTGGGGATTAACGCAAATTCAAACGGTATCTTTTATATACTTGATCGCTGCGCTGTTCTCGCTGCTCTCGATTGTTCTGCTGCTGGCGCTAAGCTGA
- a CDS encoding FMN-dependent NADH-azoreductase, whose translation MATVLYVTAHPLDSSNSYSLAVGSEFVEAYRSANPSDEVIHLDLYNLHIPQIDNEVFSGWGKLRSGSSFDQLSAGEQSKVTRLGEIVDQFVAADKYIFVNPMWNFSFPPVLKAYIDAVSIAGKTFKYSEQGPVGLLTDKKALHIQASGGVYSQGPAQDFEQGHRYLKAIMQFFGVPSFEGIFIEGVAATPDQAPAIKEKAIQQARELAKSF comes from the coding sequence GTGGCAACTGTATTGTACGTAACCGCTCACCCTCTCGACAGCAGCAATTCCTACAGCCTGGCTGTCGGCTCGGAGTTTGTTGAGGCTTACCGTTCGGCGAATCCGTCCGATGAAGTTATTCATTTGGACCTGTACAATTTGCATATCCCCCAAATCGACAACGAAGTTTTTTCCGGCTGGGGTAAACTCAGAAGCGGCTCTTCTTTTGATCAACTGAGCGCAGGCGAACAGTCTAAAGTCACTCGTCTTGGTGAAATCGTTGATCAATTCGTTGCTGCGGACAAATACATTTTCGTAAATCCGATGTGGAACTTCTCATTCCCTCCGGTTTTGAAAGCTTACATCGATGCCGTATCCATCGCAGGTAAAACATTCAAGTATTCGGAACAGGGTCCGGTAGGCTTGTTGACAGACAAAAAAGCGCTTCACATCCAAGCGTCAGGCGGCGTATATTCGCAAGGTCCGGCGCAGGATTTCGAACAGGGACATCGGTACCTCAAAGCAATCATGCAATTTTTCGGCGTACCTTCCTTCGAAGGTATCTTCATCGAAGGCGTTGCTGCAACACCTGATCAAGCACCGGCCATTAAAGAAAAAGCAATCCAACAAGCACGCGAATTGGCGAAGAGCTTCTAA
- the recR gene encoding recombination mediator RecR — protein sequence MYYPEPIAKLIDAFSRLPGIGPKTAARLAFYVLRMKEDDVVDFAKALVSVKRNLHYCSVCCNITDIDPCRICQDKTRDASVICVVQESRDLVAMERTKEFQGQYHVLQGAISPIEGIGPDDIRIAELLRRLSDERVQEMILATNPNIEGEATAMYLSRLVKPFGIKVTRIAHGLPVGGDLEYADEVTLSKALEGRRELG from the coding sequence TTGTATTATCCCGAACCGATAGCCAAACTTATCGATGCTTTCAGCCGCTTGCCGGGTATCGGTCCAAAGACGGCGGCCAGGCTGGCTTTTTACGTACTTCGGATGAAAGAAGACGACGTTGTTGACTTCGCTAAAGCGCTTGTCAGCGTCAAACGTAATCTTCATTACTGCTCCGTTTGCTGCAACATTACGGATATCGATCCTTGCCGGATCTGCCAGGATAAGACAAGGGACGCTTCCGTGATTTGCGTGGTGCAGGAGTCAAGAGATCTGGTAGCGATGGAAAGGACCAAGGAATTCCAGGGACAGTACCATGTTCTTCAGGGTGCAATCTCGCCTATCGAGGGAATAGGACCTGATGACATCCGTATTGCCGAGCTGCTTAGACGACTAAGTGACGAACGGGTGCAGGAGATGATTTTAGCGACGAATCCGAACATCGAAGGTGAAGCTACCGCAATGTATTTATCCCGGCTGGTCAAGCCATTCGGCATAAAGGTGACGCGCATCGCTCACGGACTCCCGGTCGGAGGCGATTTGGAATATGCTGACGAAGTAACCTTGTCCAAAGCGCTCGAAGGCAGGCGCGAACTTGGATAA
- a CDS encoding UDP-N-acetylglucosamine 1-carboxyvinyltransferase, with protein MEKLMIRGGLPLRGTVQISGAKNSAVALLPAAILAESTVILDNLPLISDVAVYSDILRELGGTVTRSGDSITIDPSGMGSIPMPNGKVKLLRASYYLMGAMLGRFGEATIGLPGGCNFEPRPIEQHIKGFEALGAVVTNDHGSVRITAKELRGAKIYLDVVSVGATINIMLAASRAKGFTVIENAAKEPEIIDVATLLSAMGAKIKGAGTETIRIEGVDRLHGCRHSIIPDRIQAGTYMIAAAATRGDVLIDNVIPKHMEAVTAKLQEMGVHVYEMDESIRIVGQPSYEAIDVKALVYPGFATDLQSPMTSLLTQAKGVSILSDFIYSNRFKHVPELTRMGANIRVEGRSAIVEGGPLNAAKVRAADLRAGAALVVAALTVPEGITEITGVEYIDRGYDNLVDNLRMLGADVWRDHDQD; from the coding sequence ATGGAAAAATTAATGATACGCGGCGGACTACCGCTGCGCGGCACCGTTCAAATAAGCGGGGCGAAGAACAGCGCGGTCGCTCTTCTGCCCGCGGCAATTCTGGCGGAGTCGACGGTTATACTGGATAATTTACCTCTCATCAGCGATGTTGCGGTATACAGCGACATCCTGCGCGAGCTTGGCGGTACCGTAACTAGAAGTGGGGATTCGATTACAATCGATCCTTCGGGGATGGGCTCGATCCCTATGCCTAATGGAAAAGTAAAGCTGCTTCGTGCCTCTTATTACTTAATGGGTGCGATGCTCGGTCGTTTCGGCGAAGCGACAATTGGTCTGCCAGGAGGATGCAACTTCGAACCAAGGCCGATTGAACAGCATATCAAAGGCTTCGAAGCCCTTGGTGCCGTGGTGACGAATGATCACGGATCGGTGCGAATTACAGCTAAAGAACTGCGTGGCGCAAAAATATATCTCGATGTTGTCAGTGTCGGTGCGACAATTAATATTATGCTGGCGGCCTCCCGGGCCAAAGGCTTTACAGTTATCGAAAACGCGGCAAAAGAGCCTGAAATTATAGATGTAGCTACTCTTCTGAGCGCGATGGGCGCCAAAATCAAAGGAGCCGGAACGGAGACGATCCGAATTGAAGGGGTCGACCGCTTGCACGGCTGCCGACACTCCATTATTCCCGATAGAATTCAGGCAGGCACATACATGATTGCCGCTGCAGCAACGCGCGGCGACGTTCTTATTGATAATGTCATACCGAAGCATATGGAAGCCGTCACCGCCAAGCTGCAGGAGATGGGCGTTCATGTTTACGAGATGGATGAATCGATTCGTATTGTCGGTCAGCCCAGCTACGAGGCGATTGATGTCAAAGCGCTTGTGTACCCCGGTTTTGCCACCGATTTGCAATCCCCGATGACCAGCCTGCTGACCCAGGCGAAAGGTGTCAGCATATTGAGCGACTTTATTTACAGCAACCGGTTTAAGCATGTACCCGAATTGACGCGTATGGGCGCAAATATCCGTGTTGAAGGCCGTTCTGCCATTGTCGAGGGGGGACCGCTCAATGCCGCCAAAGTACGAGCCGCCGACTTGCGCGCAGGCGCAGCGCTTGTAGTCGCAGCGCTCACCGTACCGGAAGGAATAACGGAGATTACCGGGGTTGAATACATAGACCGGGGCTATGACAACTTGGTGGATAACCTGCGAATGCTTGGCGCTGACGTTTGGCGGGACCACGATCAGGATTAA
- the dnaX gene encoding DNA polymerase III subunit gamma/tau: protein MTHIALYRAWRPQTFRDMVGQQHIIQTLQNAIREQRVSHAYLFNGPRGTGKTTAAKVLAKAINCERGPAPEPCNECNACRGITAGTVMDVVEIDAASNRGIDEIRDIRDKVRYAPSEVRNKVYIIDEVHMLTSEAFNALLKTLEEPPGHVIFILATTEPHKLPATIISRCQRFDFRQVSLPEQTERLRQICEQEGIQAEDDALAYIARLSDGGMRDAISLLEQVSAYGGGRITLADAVDVTGGLAVEQFAQLAEAVRSRDAGAILPLVEGLMQAGKSADKCLENLVYYFRDLLVIKLAPNGRTSTERIVDQEQYRSVAESFSAERLFRMIDVLNQYQAEIRHASLPQTIFEVALMKICTLPESGSGLAAAERSTAETGAASSSSGASPAEVARLQQRVESLERKLEQMLRSGVQPSSGETAAAASEGAASRSSRSAGFGNRSAAASSAGGIARASVKLEPFLAAAESQATGQVRMKWSEILQRVKEARITVHAWLVDGEPVSAVDNTVLVAFKNTMHRETTEKPANREVIERILQDSFSRPIKLATVMLKEWQAAADAGPAPAAEPLMLQPDEQGGARSEPEWVEEAVKLFGENLVVVEDK from the coding sequence GTGACACATATCGCTTTATACCGCGCCTGGCGTCCGCAGACGTTCCGGGACATGGTCGGCCAACAGCATATAATCCAGACGCTGCAAAATGCAATTCGCGAGCAGCGTGTTTCTCATGCCTATTTGTTCAACGGTCCGCGCGGAACAGGTAAGACGACTGCGGCCAAAGTGTTGGCGAAGGCGATCAACTGCGAGCGAGGTCCGGCTCCGGAGCCATGCAACGAATGCAACGCCTGCCGCGGAATAACCGCCGGAACAGTAATGGATGTTGTTGAGATTGATGCGGCATCCAATCGCGGCATCGACGAGATTCGTGACATCCGGGACAAGGTTCGTTATGCCCCTTCCGAAGTCCGCAATAAAGTGTATATCATTGACGAAGTACACATGCTAACCTCAGAAGCGTTTAATGCGTTATTAAAGACACTCGAGGAACCGCCTGGCCACGTCATATTCATATTGGCGACAACAGAACCGCACAAACTGCCGGCAACAATCATTTCACGCTGCCAGCGTTTTGATTTCCGCCAGGTGTCTCTTCCTGAGCAGACCGAGCGGCTGCGTCAAATCTGCGAGCAAGAAGGTATCCAAGCGGAGGATGATGCACTTGCGTATATCGCGCGTCTCTCCGACGGCGGGATGCGGGATGCGATTAGTTTGCTTGAGCAGGTTTCAGCCTACGGAGGCGGACGAATTACGCTCGCGGATGCTGTAGACGTCACCGGCGGGCTTGCTGTAGAACAGTTCGCGCAGTTGGCAGAGGCTGTTCGGAGCCGTGATGCAGGCGCTATCTTGCCGCTCGTGGAAGGGCTTATGCAGGCGGGCAAAAGCGCGGACAAGTGTCTCGAAAATTTAGTATACTATTTTCGGGACCTGCTCGTGATCAAGCTGGCGCCCAATGGCCGCACCTCGACCGAACGTATCGTGGATCAGGAACAGTACCGTTCGGTGGCGGAATCATTCAGCGCGGAGCGTCTGTTTCGCATGATTGACGTATTGAACCAGTACCAAGCGGAAATACGACATGCCTCTTTGCCTCAAACGATTTTCGAAGTCGCTCTTATGAAAATTTGCACATTACCGGAGTCCGGCTCGGGCCTGGCGGCAGCCGAACGGAGTACGGCCGAGACCGGCGCTGCATCGTCTTCAAGCGGTGCTTCTCCGGCGGAAGTGGCGAGGCTGCAGCAGCGTGTAGAATCGCTTGAGCGGAAGCTGGAGCAGATGCTTCGTTCTGGCGTTCAGCCTTCCAGCGGGGAAACGGCCGCTGCCGCCTCCGAAGGAGCAGCGTCGCGGAGCAGCCGAAGCGCAGGCTTTGGCAACCGCAGCGCCGCTGCTTCCTCTGCAGGGGGAATCGCCCGGGCTTCCGTGAAGCTGGAGCCGTTCCTTGCAGCCGCAGAGAGTCAAGCAACCGGGCAGGTGCGAATGAAATGGAGCGAAATTTTGCAGCGTGTCAAGGAAGCGCGTATTACCGTTCATGCCTGGCTCGTTGACGGCGAGCCGGTATCGGCGGTTGACAATACTGTTCTGGTCGCTTTCAAAAACACCATGCATCGCGAAACAACCGAGAAACCGGCAAACCGGGAAGTCATCGAACGAATCCTGCAGGACTCGTTCAGTCGGCCAATAAAGCTTGCGACCGTAATGCTGAAAGAATGGCAGGCGGCGGCCGACGCAGGCCCAGCTCCTGCGGCCGAACCGCTGATGCTGCAGCCGGATGAGCAAGGCGGCGCGCGGTCCGAACCGGAGTGGGTTGAAGAAGCGGTGAAACTGTTTGGCGAGAATCTCGTTGTGGTGGAAGACAAGTAA
- the rho gene encoding transcription termination factor Rho yields the protein MSDLQIADLEEMKLTELYKLAKQFQIPYYGQLKKKELIFAILRAQAEQGGLMFMQGVLEILSEGYGFLRPINYLPSTEDIYISASQIRKFDLRTGDLVSGKCRPPKENERYFGLLQVNAVNGESPEHAAERLHFPALTPLYPEKKLALEISQSKLSTRIMDLLAPVGLGQRGLIVAPPKAGKTLLLKEIANSISTNNPEIELFVLLIDERPEEVTDMSRSVKGEVVASTFDELPENHIKVAELVLERALRLVEHKKDVVILLDSITRLARAYNLVVPASGRTLSGGIDPAAFHRPKRFFGSARNVEEGGSLTILATALIETGSRMDDIIYEEFKGTGNMELHLDRKLAERRIFPALDIRRSGTRREEMLLTKEELDKVWAIRKNMNDSLEFVDGFLKKLADTKNNEEFLASLDTSAVSQPQKTRPQSSSNGGGNPGSSSNLNAGRRPTRSTPVS from the coding sequence ATGTCCGATCTTCAGATCGCGGATCTCGAAGAGATGAAGCTGACAGAGCTTTACAAACTGGCCAAACAGTTTCAGATTCCTTATTACGGCCAGTTGAAGAAGAAAGAATTGATTTTTGCAATACTCCGTGCGCAGGCCGAACAAGGCGGCCTTATGTTTATGCAGGGCGTTCTCGAGATTTTATCCGAAGGATACGGTTTCTTGAGGCCAATCAATTATTTGCCAAGTACCGAGGATATTTATATTTCGGCATCACAAATTCGCAAGTTCGACCTAAGAACGGGAGACCTCGTCTCAGGCAAATGCAGACCACCGAAGGAAAACGAACGTTATTTCGGTCTGCTGCAGGTAAATGCCGTCAATGGAGAAAGCCCCGAACACGCTGCCGAACGTCTACATTTTCCAGCCCTTACTCCTCTATATCCAGAAAAGAAGCTTGCTCTCGAAATTTCCCAATCCAAATTATCAACGCGTATTATGGATTTGCTTGCTCCTGTCGGGCTCGGCCAACGCGGTCTTATTGTAGCGCCGCCGAAAGCCGGCAAAACATTGCTGCTGAAAGAGATTGCCAACAGCATTTCCACCAACAATCCCGAAATTGAATTGTTTGTACTTCTTATTGACGAGCGGCCGGAGGAAGTAACCGATATGTCGCGCTCCGTTAAAGGTGAGGTTGTTGCATCAACGTTTGACGAGCTTCCGGAGAATCATATCAAGGTTGCTGAACTCGTCCTAGAACGTGCGCTGCGATTGGTGGAACATAAGAAGGACGTCGTGATTTTACTGGACAGCATAACCCGTCTTGCCCGCGCTTACAACCTGGTAGTGCCGGCATCGGGAAGAACACTGAGCGGGGGTATCGATCCGGCGGCGTTTCACCGTCCGAAACGGTTTTTCGGGTCTGCCCGTAACGTGGAAGAAGGCGGAAGCCTGACGATATTGGCTACGGCGCTTATTGAGACGGGTTCCCGGATGGACGATATCATCTATGAGGAATTTAAAGGAACCGGCAATATGGAGCTGCATCTCGACCGCAAGCTTGCGGAACGGCGCATATTCCCTGCACTCGATATCCGCCGCTCGGGCACTCGCCGTGAAGAGATGCTGCTGACGAAGGAAGAGCTGGACAAAGTGTGGGCGATTCGTAAGAACATGAACGATTCACTGGAATTTGTAGACGGATTTTTGAAGAAGCTGGCTGATACCAAGAATAACGAAGAATTTCTTGCATCGCTGGACACCTCGGCAGTGTCACAGCCTCAGAAAACCAGACCGCAAAGCTCTTCAAATGGCGGCGGAAACCCGGGCTCAAGCTCAAACTTAAACGCAGGCAGGCGTCCGACGCGCTCGACCCCTGTCTCCTAA
- a CDS encoding radical SAM protein has product MNLVYADQHGNLFDHPDWIGLGRSGDMVIELMEDELIPLPEGATLVGLPYTRPIGIHAASGEIRPLPGEVQAVGALLPQSFTRLCIPSYVKTDKTQKLPLFGYSAVVWKDDGFYVAAQKCDDPERWNPLNCDRNELNLQVERLLAKYPENRLYKHLSNCALGYECLTASNTFLQRWEGAVPVSFSCNAGCYGCISEQPDDSGFPAPQTRMDFKPTVDEVVDIMLEHLKHPDSIISFGQGCEGEPSTQAKIIVDAMRRVRSETSLGYININTNAGLTDHIRAIVDAGLNLMRVSTISALDDHYNAYYKPRGYNLANVERSLRYAADKGVYTSINYLIFPGVTDREEEIEAMIGFIKRTGLRLIQMRNLNIDPESYLELIPKPQGEIYGMKQMLEIFADELPDVQIGSYTHVPASPVK; this is encoded by the coding sequence ATGAATCTCGTATATGCCGACCAACATGGTAATTTGTTCGATCATCCCGATTGGATTGGACTTGGACGCAGCGGCGACATGGTTATTGAACTGATGGAAGACGAGCTTATTCCGCTGCCGGAGGGTGCAACCCTTGTGGGACTGCCTTATACGCGGCCGATCGGAATACATGCGGCTTCAGGCGAGATCCGGCCGCTTCCGGGTGAGGTTCAAGCAGTGGGTGCACTTCTTCCGCAAAGCTTCACGCGGCTTTGCATTCCAAGCTATGTTAAGACGGATAAAACCCAAAAGCTGCCTCTTTTCGGATATTCGGCCGTTGTGTGGAAGGATGACGGGTTCTACGTAGCCGCCCAGAAATGTGACGATCCCGAGCGGTGGAATCCGCTTAATTGCGACCGCAATGAGCTCAACCTCCAGGTAGAGCGTCTTCTCGCCAAATACCCGGAGAACAGGCTGTACAAGCATCTGTCCAATTGCGCACTCGGTTACGAGTGTTTAACGGCATCGAATACGTTCCTGCAAAGGTGGGAGGGAGCCGTACCGGTTTCTTTCTCCTGTAACGCGGGATGCTACGGTTGTATTTCCGAGCAGCCTGACGACAGCGGCTTCCCTGCCCCGCAAACGCGAATGGATTTCAAGCCGACTGTTGATGAAGTTGTCGATATCATGCTCGAACATTTAAAACATCCGGACTCCATTATTAGCTTCGGTCAAGGCTGCGAAGGCGAGCCGTCGACGCAGGCGAAGATCATTGTGGATGCGATGCGCCGCGTGCGAAGCGAGACATCGCTCGGATATATCAATATCAACACGAACGCAGGGCTAACGGACCATATCCGCGCTATTGTGGATGCCGGTCTTAACCTTATGCGGGTAAGCACCATAAGCGCCCTGGACGACCACTACAATGCCTACTACAAACCTAGAGGCTACAACCTTGCGAATGTCGAGAGGTCGCTGCGTTACGCGGCTGATAAAGGGGTTTACACCTCAATCAATTATCTGATTTTTCCGGGTGTCACGGACCGCGAGGAAGAGATCGAGGCTATGATCGGATTCATCAAGCGTACAGGTCTTCGTCTCATTCAGATGCGCAATTTAAACATCGATCCCGAGAGCTACCTGGAGCTTATTCCAAAGCCTCAGGGTGAAATTTACGGCATGAAGCAGATGCTGGAAATTTTCGCCGATGAGCTTCCTGACGTGCAGATCGGTTCATATACCCATGTCCCTGCCTCACCGGTCAAGTAG
- a CDS encoding pro-sigmaK processing inhibitor BofA family protein has protein sequence MKMIWLAVLVVSSLLLAGVIFRNKLSLGWLRRFALHLIAAALALYLLNYSGLISGYEVPLNPTTIGTVILLGLPGILLVLGLQWVLF, from the coding sequence ATGAAGATGATTTGGCTGGCCGTCCTGGTTGTCTCCTCGCTGCTGCTGGCTGGAGTGATATTCAGGAATAAGCTTTCTTTAGGGTGGCTCCGGCGATTCGCGCTGCACCTCATTGCCGCGGCATTGGCGCTTTATTTGTTAAACTATTCCGGCCTTATTTCCGGATATGAGGTTCCATTGAATCCGACGACGATCGGTACTGTGATATTGCTGGGCTTGCCGGGTATTCTGCTAGTATTGGGTCTGCAATGGGTATTATTCTAA
- a CDS encoding YaaL family protein yields the protein MWSKWFKRRQKQVKVEEMGLKDEIGLLYHEIIAAKRDWDNALRHFEYAVGKDHVDYAIFAIEAAEKRYEMLLRKAKAMNIEWSKWIRGLAV from the coding sequence ATGTGGAGCAAATGGTTTAAGCGACGGCAGAAACAGGTGAAGGTAGAAGAAATGGGATTAAAAGATGAAATCGGCCTACTATATCATGAAATCATAGCGGCCAAACGCGATTGGGATAACGCTCTGCGTCATTTTGAATACGCGGTCGGCAAAGACCACGTCGATTATGCGATCTTTGCCATAGAGGCGGCGGAGAAAAGGTATGAAATGCTTCTTCGCAAAGCGAAAGCGATGAATATCGAATGGTCCAAGTGGATAAGGGGGCTGGCGGTATGA